From the genome of Nasonia vitripennis strain AsymCx chromosome 1, Nvit_psr_1.1, whole genome shotgun sequence, one region includes:
- the LOC100121751 gene encoding dual specificity protein phosphatase 15 isoform X1, protein MGNGMNKVLPGLYVGNYRDSKDAAQLERFEITHILAIHDAARRLHSDKHYLCIMAADSPDQNLSQYFSICNDFIHSARLRGGNVLIHCLAGMSRSVTVAVAYIMSTTNLSWKEALKVVRVGRAVANPNVGFQQQLEDFESTRLQEERRRLRERYPSLALSAQDAEICRQTLVSYEGMALAREVCEGNCAMGRTCPTGLCRQSSKRNLRRKSSTSSQGSMASGLGGSGRTPPATPRLLPSAPPSPALPRSASVVSASCRPRSGPAGLHYYTGSAPPSRQWQTAQGNVEDAESQSKTDVRAVSRVDLSAAVACSSSSGGGSTSSLSAIGRSAPVNSQATSPRRYALGASAPATPRGTPPVSPQHWPRRLSGQQQTGLIGRPGTPQSQLATVKSEASTPMT, encoded by the exons ATGGGCAATGGCATGAATAAG GTTCTGCCTGGCCTGTACGTGGGCAACTACCGGGACAGCAAGGACGCGGCGCAGCTCGAGCGGTTCGAGATCACCCACATCCTCGCCATCCACGATGCCGCCAGACGACTGCATTCC GACAAGCACTATCTCTGCATCATGGCGGCCGACAGTCCGGATCAGAACCTGTCCCAGTACTTTTCGATCTGCAACGACTTCATACACTCGGCCCGTCTGCGCGGCGGTAACGTTTTGATACATTG TTTAGCTGGGATGTCGCGGAGCGTGACGGTCGCGGTGGCCTACATAATGAGCACGACGAACCTCTCGTGGAAGGAGGCGCTGAAGGTGGTGAGGGTGGGCCGGGCGGTGGCCAACCCCAACGTCGGCTTCCAACAGCAGCTGGAGGACTTTGAGTCGACGCGGCTCCAGGAG GAGAGGCGACGACTGCGCGAGAGGTACCCGAGCCTGGCGCTGTCCGCCCAGGACGCCGAGATCTGCCGGCAGACCCTCGTCAGCTACGAAGGCATGGCGCTGGCTCGCGAGGTCTGCGAGGGCAACTGCGCCATGGGCCGGACGTGTCCCACCGGCCTCTGTCGGCAGTCCTCCAAGAG AAACCTGCGGCGGAAATCGTCGACGAGCAGCCAGGGCAGCATGGCCAGTGGGCTCGGGGGCAGCGGTAGGACACCGCCGGCGACGCCGAGGCTCCTGCCCTCGGCGCCGCCCTCGCCGGCTCTCCCGAGGTCCGCCAGCGTCGTCTCCGCGTCCTGCAGGCCCAGGAGCGGACCGGCTGGGCTTCATTATTACACAGGTTCCGCGCCGCCCTCGAG ACAATGGCAAACTGCGCAAGGAAATGTAGAGGACGCGGAAAGTCAGAGTAAGACAGACGTAAG GGCGGTCTCGCGGGTGGACCTGTCGGCAGCGGTGGcctgcagcagtagcagcggagGCGGCAGCACCTCCAGTCTCTCGGCGATAGGCCGTTCGGCCCCGGTGAACAGCCAGGCGACTTCGCCCCGACGCTACGCCCTCGGAGCCTCGGCCCCGGCGACACCACGAGGTACCCCGCCGGTCTCTCCGCAGCACTGGCCTCGCAGGCTCTCGGGTCAGCAGCAGACCGGCCTGATCGGCAGGCCCGGTACGCCCCAGAGCCAGTTGGCTACGGTCAAGAGCGAGGCTTCCACGCCCATGACGTAG
- the LOC100121751 gene encoding dual specificity protein phosphatase 22 isoform X4, whose amino-acid sequence MGNGMNKVLPGLYVGNYRDSKDAAQLERFEITHILAIHDAARRLHSDKHYLCIMAADSPDQNLSQYFSICNDFIHSARLRGGNVLIHCLAGMSRSVTVAVAYIMSTTNLSWKEALKVVRVGRAVANPNVGFQQQLEDFESTRLQEERRRLRERYPSLALSAQDAEICRQTLVSYEGMALAREVCEGNCAMGRTCPTGLCRQSSKSQGSMASGLGGSGRTPPATPRLLPSAPPSPALPRSASVVSASCRPRSGPAGLHYYTGSAPPSRAVSRVDLSAAVACSSSSGGGSTSSLSAIGRSAPVNSQATSPRRYALGASAPATPRGTPPVSPQHWPRRLSGQQQTGLIGRPGTPQSQLATVKSEASTPMT is encoded by the exons ATGGGCAATGGCATGAATAAG GTTCTGCCTGGCCTGTACGTGGGCAACTACCGGGACAGCAAGGACGCGGCGCAGCTCGAGCGGTTCGAGATCACCCACATCCTCGCCATCCACGATGCCGCCAGACGACTGCATTCC GACAAGCACTATCTCTGCATCATGGCGGCCGACAGTCCGGATCAGAACCTGTCCCAGTACTTTTCGATCTGCAACGACTTCATACACTCGGCCCGTCTGCGCGGCGGTAACGTTTTGATACATTG TTTAGCTGGGATGTCGCGGAGCGTGACGGTCGCGGTGGCCTACATAATGAGCACGACGAACCTCTCGTGGAAGGAGGCGCTGAAGGTGGTGAGGGTGGGCCGGGCGGTGGCCAACCCCAACGTCGGCTTCCAACAGCAGCTGGAGGACTTTGAGTCGACGCGGCTCCAGGAG GAGAGGCGACGACTGCGCGAGAGGTACCCGAGCCTGGCGCTGTCCGCCCAGGACGCCGAGATCTGCCGGCAGACCCTCGTCAGCTACGAAGGCATGGCGCTGGCTCGCGAGGTCTGCGAGGGCAACTGCGCCATGGGCCGGACGTGTCCCACCGGCCTCTGTCGGCAGTCCTCCAAGAG CCAGGGCAGCATGGCCAGTGGGCTCGGGGGCAGCGGTAGGACACCGCCGGCGACGCCGAGGCTCCTGCCCTCGGCGCCGCCCTCGCCGGCTCTCCCGAGGTCCGCCAGCGTCGTCTCCGCGTCCTGCAGGCCCAGGAGCGGACCGGCTGGGCTTCATTATTACACAGGTTCCGCGCCGCCCTCGAG GGCGGTCTCGCGGGTGGACCTGTCGGCAGCGGTGGcctgcagcagtagcagcggagGCGGCAGCACCTCCAGTCTCTCGGCGATAGGCCGTTCGGCCCCGGTGAACAGCCAGGCGACTTCGCCCCGACGCTACGCCCTCGGAGCCTCGGCCCCGGCGACACCACGAGGTACCCCGCCGGTCTCTCCGCAGCACTGGCCTCGCAGGCTCTCGGGTCAGCAGCAGACCGGCCTGATCGGCAGGCCCGGTACGCCCCAGAGCCAGTTGGCTACGGTCAAGAGCGAGGCTTCCACGCCCATGACGTAG
- the LOC100121751 gene encoding dual specificity protein phosphatase 22 isoform X2 gives MGNGMNKVLPGLYVGNYRDSKDAAQLERFEITHILAIHDAARRLHSDKHYLCIMAADSPDQNLSQYFSICNDFIHSARLRGGNVLIHCLAGMSRSVTVAVAYIMSTTNLSWKEALKVVRVGRAVANPNVGFQQQLEDFESTRLQEERRRLRERYPSLALSAQDAEICRQTLVSYEGMALAREVCEGNCAMGRTCPTGLCRQSSKSQGSMASGLGGSGRTPPATPRLLPSAPPSPALPRSASVVSASCRPRSGPAGLHYYTGSAPPSRQWQTAQGNVEDAESQSKTDVRAVSRVDLSAAVACSSSSGGGSTSSLSAIGRSAPVNSQATSPRRYALGASAPATPRGTPPVSPQHWPRRLSGQQQTGLIGRPGTPQSQLATVKSEASTPMT, from the exons ATGGGCAATGGCATGAATAAG GTTCTGCCTGGCCTGTACGTGGGCAACTACCGGGACAGCAAGGACGCGGCGCAGCTCGAGCGGTTCGAGATCACCCACATCCTCGCCATCCACGATGCCGCCAGACGACTGCATTCC GACAAGCACTATCTCTGCATCATGGCGGCCGACAGTCCGGATCAGAACCTGTCCCAGTACTTTTCGATCTGCAACGACTTCATACACTCGGCCCGTCTGCGCGGCGGTAACGTTTTGATACATTG TTTAGCTGGGATGTCGCGGAGCGTGACGGTCGCGGTGGCCTACATAATGAGCACGACGAACCTCTCGTGGAAGGAGGCGCTGAAGGTGGTGAGGGTGGGCCGGGCGGTGGCCAACCCCAACGTCGGCTTCCAACAGCAGCTGGAGGACTTTGAGTCGACGCGGCTCCAGGAG GAGAGGCGACGACTGCGCGAGAGGTACCCGAGCCTGGCGCTGTCCGCCCAGGACGCCGAGATCTGCCGGCAGACCCTCGTCAGCTACGAAGGCATGGCGCTGGCTCGCGAGGTCTGCGAGGGCAACTGCGCCATGGGCCGGACGTGTCCCACCGGCCTCTGTCGGCAGTCCTCCAAGAG CCAGGGCAGCATGGCCAGTGGGCTCGGGGGCAGCGGTAGGACACCGCCGGCGACGCCGAGGCTCCTGCCCTCGGCGCCGCCCTCGCCGGCTCTCCCGAGGTCCGCCAGCGTCGTCTCCGCGTCCTGCAGGCCCAGGAGCGGACCGGCTGGGCTTCATTATTACACAGGTTCCGCGCCGCCCTCGAG ACAATGGCAAACTGCGCAAGGAAATGTAGAGGACGCGGAAAGTCAGAGTAAGACAGACGTAAG GGCGGTCTCGCGGGTGGACCTGTCGGCAGCGGTGGcctgcagcagtagcagcggagGCGGCAGCACCTCCAGTCTCTCGGCGATAGGCCGTTCGGCCCCGGTGAACAGCCAGGCGACTTCGCCCCGACGCTACGCCCTCGGAGCCTCGGCCCCGGCGACACCACGAGGTACCCCGCCGGTCTCTCCGCAGCACTGGCCTCGCAGGCTCTCGGGTCAGCAGCAGACCGGCCTGATCGGCAGGCCCGGTACGCCCCAGAGCCAGTTGGCTACGGTCAAGAGCGAGGCTTCCACGCCCATGACGTAG
- the LOC100121751 gene encoding dual specificity protein phosphatase 15 isoform X3, with protein sequence MGNGMNKVLPGLYVGNYRDSKDAAQLERFEITHILAIHDAARRLHSDKHYLCIMAADSPDQNLSQYFSICNDFIHSARLRGGNVLIHCLAGMSRSVTVAVAYIMSTTNLSWKEALKVVRVGRAVANPNVGFQQQLEDFESTRLQEERRRLRERYPSLALSAQDAEICRQTLVSYEGMALAREVCEGNCAMGRTCPTGLCRQSSKRNLRRKSSTSSQGSMASGLGGSGRTPPATPRLLPSAPPSPALPRSASVVSASCRPRSGPAGLHYYTGSAPPSRAVSRVDLSAAVACSSSSGGGSTSSLSAIGRSAPVNSQATSPRRYALGASAPATPRGTPPVSPQHWPRRLSGQQQTGLIGRPGTPQSQLATVKSEASTPMT encoded by the exons ATGGGCAATGGCATGAATAAG GTTCTGCCTGGCCTGTACGTGGGCAACTACCGGGACAGCAAGGACGCGGCGCAGCTCGAGCGGTTCGAGATCACCCACATCCTCGCCATCCACGATGCCGCCAGACGACTGCATTCC GACAAGCACTATCTCTGCATCATGGCGGCCGACAGTCCGGATCAGAACCTGTCCCAGTACTTTTCGATCTGCAACGACTTCATACACTCGGCCCGTCTGCGCGGCGGTAACGTTTTGATACATTG TTTAGCTGGGATGTCGCGGAGCGTGACGGTCGCGGTGGCCTACATAATGAGCACGACGAACCTCTCGTGGAAGGAGGCGCTGAAGGTGGTGAGGGTGGGCCGGGCGGTGGCCAACCCCAACGTCGGCTTCCAACAGCAGCTGGAGGACTTTGAGTCGACGCGGCTCCAGGAG GAGAGGCGACGACTGCGCGAGAGGTACCCGAGCCTGGCGCTGTCCGCCCAGGACGCCGAGATCTGCCGGCAGACCCTCGTCAGCTACGAAGGCATGGCGCTGGCTCGCGAGGTCTGCGAGGGCAACTGCGCCATGGGCCGGACGTGTCCCACCGGCCTCTGTCGGCAGTCCTCCAAGAG AAACCTGCGGCGGAAATCGTCGACGAGCAGCCAGGGCAGCATGGCCAGTGGGCTCGGGGGCAGCGGTAGGACACCGCCGGCGACGCCGAGGCTCCTGCCCTCGGCGCCGCCCTCGCCGGCTCTCCCGAGGTCCGCCAGCGTCGTCTCCGCGTCCTGCAGGCCCAGGAGCGGACCGGCTGGGCTTCATTATTACACAGGTTCCGCGCCGCCCTCGAG GGCGGTCTCGCGGGTGGACCTGTCGGCAGCGGTGGcctgcagcagtagcagcggagGCGGCAGCACCTCCAGTCTCTCGGCGATAGGCCGTTCGGCCCCGGTGAACAGCCAGGCGACTTCGCCCCGACGCTACGCCCTCGGAGCCTCGGCCCCGGCGACACCACGAGGTACCCCGCCGGTCTCTCCGCAGCACTGGCCTCGCAGGCTCTCGGGTCAGCAGCAGACCGGCCTGATCGGCAGGCCCGGTACGCCCCAGAGCCAGTTGGCTACGGTCAAGAGCGAGGCTTCCACGCCCATGACGTAG
- the LOC103315476 gene encoding flocculation protein FLO11-like — MDWLPTLLALLLLGGLVCRADAAALESSTIPAEPEDPETSTVPITSLRMYHFEPPVKRRSFKPAPSPKPAEEEPSNRTLELVQPRSGKLLLPVPPSHCYLNETKADDEEIVGWLAALPADRKLRLLKALGYDPANCTRPRRRCSKKTPPALAKLPTTTPKAAEEPPATTTSTSTTTSTTPAPSTSTSTTTTTTTLTPETEELTTTSSTTSTTEFAPRRRMLTPTTTTTTPGSSASTSSSTTTTTTVAPPPKKEKSKCRKKKKAAAKKLKETKE; from the exons ATGGACTGGCTGCCGACGCTGCTCGCGCTCCTCCTGCTCGGGGGACTAGTGTGCCGGGCCGATGCCGCCGCGCTCGAGAGCTCGACGATTCCAG CCGAACCGGAGGACCCGGAAACATCCACGGTACCGATCACGTCGCTGCGCATGTACCACTTCGAGCCTCCAGTCAAGCGCAGATCGTTCAAGCCCGCGCCGAGCCCGAAACCGGCCGAAGAAGAGCCGTCCAACCGTACCCTCGAACTGGTGCAGCCTCGCTCGGGTAAGCTCCTGCTGCCGGTACCGCCTTCGCACTGCTACCTGAACGAGACCAAggccgacgacgaggagatCGTCGGCTGGCTGGCCGCTCTGCCGGCCGATCGGAAGCTGCGGCTCCTCAAGGCTCTGGGCTACGACCCGGCCAACTGCACCAGACCGCGGCGTCGATGCAGCAAGAAGACGCCGCCCGCGCTCGCGAAGCTGCCCACGACGACCCCCAAGGCCGCCGAGGAGCCCCCTGCTACGACCACCAGCACCAGCACCACCACCAGCACTACTCCGGCGCCCTCTACGAGCACGAGCACcaccacgacgacgacgacgctgacGCCGGAGACGGAGGAGCTGACCACcaccagcagcaccaccagcaCCACCGAGTTCGCCCCGAGGAGGAGGATGCTGACGCCGACGACCACCACTACCACTCCCGGCAGTAGTgccagcaccagcagcagcaccactaCCACCACGACGGTGGCGCCTCCGCCGAAGAAGGAAAAGTCCAAGTGcaggaagaaaaagaaggcCGCGGCCAAGAAGCTGAAGGAGACGAAGGAGTAA
- the LOC100116165 gene encoding uncharacterized protein LOC100116165 isoform X1 produces the protein MATAKTESKMHLAVVSGLFATSGGVLGKLAGFYEMSDFWSLMAKVILLLAMVTSNTIGCTLFVKALAGSGSSLPATVASSTVNYFCSVSESASLVGYNTGTGGPAGLRRVDVVALVVRHLDSTARAAAHLLLAGLLRATPPEGGTQAAVNCAHADYPPLRCSVSLLAMCIGVYTLCTLTRERERALALRTSLKINFIV, from the exons ATGGCCACCGCGAAGACCGAATCGAAGATGCACTTGGCAGTGGTGTCCGGACTCTTCGCGACCAGCGGAGGTGTTTTGGGCAAACTCGCCGGATTTTACGAGATGTCGGATTTC TGGAGTCTGATGGCAAAAGTGATACTGCTCCTGGCAATGGTGACGAGCAACACTATCGGCTGCACGCTGTTCGTCAAGGCGCTCGCGGGCTCGGGCTCATCGCTCCCGGCCACCGTCGCAAGCTCCACCGTCAACTACTTCTGTTCCGTGAGTGAGAGCGCGAGCCTTGTAGGGTATAATACAG GCACTGGTGGGCCAGCTGGTCTTCGGCGAGTCGACGTCGTTGCGCTGGTGGTGCGGCACCTCGATAGTACTGCTCGGGCTGCTGCTCATCTGCTACTCGCCGGCCTCCTCCGAGCAACGCCGCCAGAAGGAGGAACGCAAGCGGCAGTAAATTGCGCGCACGCGGACTATCCGCCGCTGCGCTGCTCTGTATCGCTGCTGGCTATGTGTATAGGCGTATATACTCTGTGTACACtgactcgagagagagagagagctctagCGTTGCGGACCAGTTTGAAGATTAATTTCATCGTGTAA
- the LOC100116165 gene encoding transmembrane protein 42 isoform X2, with protein sequence MATAKTESKMHLAVVSGLFATSGGVLGKLAGFYEMSDFWSLMAKVILLLAMVTSNTIGCTLFVKALAGSGSSLPATVASSTVNYFCSALVGQLVFGESTSLRWWCGTSIVLLGLLLICYSPASSEQRRQKEERKRQ encoded by the exons ATGGCCACCGCGAAGACCGAATCGAAGATGCACTTGGCAGTGGTGTCCGGACTCTTCGCGACCAGCGGAGGTGTTTTGGGCAAACTCGCCGGATTTTACGAGATGTCGGATTTC TGGAGTCTGATGGCAAAAGTGATACTGCTCCTGGCAATGGTGACGAGCAACACTATCGGCTGCACGCTGTTCGTCAAGGCGCTCGCGGGCTCGGGCTCATCGCTCCCGGCCACCGTCGCAAGCTCCACCGTCAACTACTTCTGTTCC GCACTGGTGGGCCAGCTGGTCTTCGGCGAGTCGACGTCGTTGCGCTGGTGGTGCGGCACCTCGATAGTACTGCTCGGGCTGCTGCTCATCTGCTACTCGCCGGCCTCCTCCGAGCAACGCCGCCAGAAGGAGGAACGCAAGCGGCAGTAA